GTCCCTTGATAACGCCATCGGAGTTGACGCCGCGGATCGCCGACACCTCCACGCGGGAGATGGGCTGTTTAAACGCGATGATCGCCAGGGTCTCCAGCGCCGCCCGCGTGAGCCGGTTGCGCTGTTTGCCCTGAAACATTTTCTTGATCCAACGGCTGTACTCGGGCCGCGAGGCAAACTGATAGCCGCCGCCCACTTTTTTCAGCGTAAACGCCCGACCGGCCATCTCTTCCTGGATTCGGCCCAACGCCTCTTCGATGTCCGATTTTTCAAAATTTTCAAGAATCGAGACCATCTGATGGATGGTCAACGGCGTATCGGAGGCGAAAACCATGGCCTCCAGCACTGATTGTAGTTGCTCTTTATTCATCCGCTTTTGTCAAATAGATTTCAGCAAACGGTTCATCCTGCCGCGCCACCAAGGTATGGCTGCGAATCAATTCTAAAATCGCAATAAAGGTGACGATCCAGACGATCTTGTCTTCGCCGGGCAGAAACAATTCATGAAATTTCACTTCCACGCGTTCAAAAACAATCCGCTCAACATATTCGATCCGCTCTTCTAGGGTGACGGAGATCAGCTGCACCTCATGGACCGTGACCTTGGGCGCGCGCTCGGAGAGAGAACGGAACGCGGCCACGAGATCGAACAGCGTCACCTCAGAGCTGGCGAGAAACTCGTCGTCCCATCCCTCTTCAAACTTGAAACTGCCGCGCGGATAAATCTTGGCGGCGATATCCTCCTTGACGCTGAGATCCTCCGCCACCTCCTTGAAACGTTTGTACTCGAGCAGACGGTGGACCAGCTCTTGGCGCGGATCGCCGAATTCCTCCTCCTCCTCGCCTTCAGTCATGCGCGGCAACAGTAACTGCGCCTTGATGCGCATCAACGTGGCGGCCATCAATATGAAATCACTGGCCGCTTCTAAATCCAGCAGCTGGATG
This bacterium DNA region includes the following protein-coding sequences:
- a CDS encoding segregation/condensation protein A; translation: MPYKIKLESFEGPLDLLLFLIKKEEIDIYDIPIARITEQFLAYVEIIQLLDLEAASDFILMAATLMRIKAQLLLPRMTEGEEEEEFGDPRQELVHRLLEYKRFKEVAEDLSVKEDIAAKIYPRGSFKFEEGWDDEFLASSEVTLFDLVAAFRSLSERAPKVTVHEVQLISVTLEERIEYVERIVFERVEVKFHELFLPGEDKIVWIVTFIAILELIRSHTLVARQDEPFAEIYLTKADE